A stretch of the Poseidonibacter parvus genome encodes the following:
- a CDS encoding bifunctional helix-turn-helix domain-containing protein/methylated-DNA--[protein]-cysteine S-methyltransferase, with the protein MDDKLLLENENYKKIEKVIRYIDDNFKEQPSIDTISEYIGMSKFHLIRVFKEYVGVTPIQFLQSVTLNYAKEHLKESKSILDSSLDMGLSSPSRLHDLFVNIIGVTPKEYKESGQNVEITYGYGFTPFGEALIAFTKRGVSYLGFVDNNKEAIFARFKELWEKATLIEDDKKAQDYLDNIFIEKKKFDLYVKGTNFQINIWKALLNIPNGTITTYQDIANSINKPKAVRAVASAIGSNHIGYLVPCHRVLAKSGAMSGYRWGIERKKILIAYEALKN; encoded by the coding sequence ATGGATGATAAGCTATTACTTGAAAATGAAAACTATAAAAAAATAGAAAAAGTAATAAGATACATCGATGATAATTTCAAAGAACAACCCTCAATAGACACAATATCAGAATATATAGGAATGAGTAAATTCCACTTAATTAGAGTATTCAAAGAATATGTTGGTGTGACTCCTATTCAATTTTTACAATCTGTTACTTTAAATTATGCAAAAGAGCATTTAAAAGAATCAAAAAGCATACTTGATAGCTCACTTGATATGGGTTTATCAAGTCCTAGCAGATTGCATGATTTATTTGTAAATATTATTGGTGTAACTCCTAAAGAATATAAAGAATCTGGGCAAAACGTAGAGATTACTTATGGTTATGGATTTACTCCTTTTGGAGAGGCTTTAATTGCCTTTACAAAAAGAGGTGTTAGCTATCTTGGTTTTGTTGATAATAATAAAGAAGCAATTTTCGCAAGATTTAAAGAACTTTGGGAAAAAGCAACACTAATAGAAGATGATAAAAAAGCACAAGATTATCTTGATAATATATTTATTGAAAAGAAGAAGTTTGATTTATATGTAAAAGGAACAAACTTTCAAATAAATATTTGGAAAGCCTTATTAAATATTCCAAATGGAACAATCACAACCTACCAAGATATTGCAAATAGTATTAATAAACCAAAAGCAGTACGTGCAGTCGCTAGTGCAATTGGTTCAAATCATATAGGATACTTAGTACCTTGTCATAGAGTTCTTGCAAAATCAGGTGCCATGAGTGGTTACCGTTGGGGAATTGAACGAAAAAAAATACTTATTGCTTATGAGGCATTAAAAAACTAA
- a CDS encoding serine hydroxymethyltransferase gives MNYISNANLKEADSEVFEICENELERQTDHLEMIASENFTSPAVMQAMGSVFTNKYAEGYPYKRYYGGCEQADKVEQLAIDRACEIFGCNYANVQPHSGSQANGAVYAALLKAGDKILGMDLSHGGHLTHGSKPSFSGKNYTPFYYGVELDGRINYERVMDIAKIVQPKIIVCGASAYAREIDFAKFREIADAVGAILFADIAHIAGLVAANEHMSPFPYADVVTTTTHKTLRGPRGGMIMCNDEDIAKKLNSAIFPGLQGGPLVHVIAGKAVAFKEILSPAWKDYAKQVKANAKVLGEVLVSRGYDIVSGGTDNHLVLVSFLNKEFSGKDADAALGNAGITVNKNTVPGETRSPFVTSGIRVGSPALTARGMKEKEFEIIANKMCDVLDDIENTKLQETIAQELKELASNFVIYNQSTY, from the coding sequence ATGAATTATATATCAAACGCAAACCTAAAAGAAGCAGATTCAGAAGTATTTGAAATTTGTGAAAATGAATTAGAAAGACAAACAGATCATTTAGAAATGATTGCAAGTGAAAACTTTACATCTCCAGCTGTTATGCAAGCAATGGGTTCAGTTTTTACTAATAAATATGCAGAAGGTTACCCTTATAAAAGATATTATGGTGGTTGTGAACAAGCTGATAAAGTAGAACAACTAGCAATTGACAGAGCTTGTGAAATCTTTGGATGTAATTATGCAAATGTACAACCACATTCAGGAAGCCAAGCTAATGGTGCAGTATATGCAGCATTATTAAAAGCTGGTGATAAAATTCTTGGTATGGATTTATCTCATGGTGGACATTTAACTCATGGTTCTAAACCATCATTTTCTGGTAAGAACTATACTCCTTTTTATTATGGTGTTGAATTAGATGGTAGAATTAATTATGAAAGAGTAATGGATATTGCTAAAATTGTTCAACCAAAAATTATTGTTTGTGGTGCTTCTGCATATGCAAGAGAAATTGATTTTGCTAAGTTTAGAGAAATAGCTGATGCAGTTGGAGCTATATTATTTGCTGATATTGCACATATTGCTGGACTTGTAGCAGCAAACGAGCATATGTCTCCATTCCCTTATGCAGATGTAGTAACAACTACAACACATAAAACACTTCGAGGACCTAGAGGTGGAATGATAATGTGTAATGATGAAGATATTGCTAAAAAATTAAACTCAGCTATTTTCCCAGGATTACAAGGTGGACCATTAGTACATGTAATTGCTGGTAAAGCAGTTGCATTTAAAGAAATTCTAAGTCCTGCTTGGAAAGACTATGCAAAACAAGTAAAAGCAAATGCAAAAGTATTAGGAGAAGTTCTAGTTTCAAGAGGATATGATATCGTATCTGGTGGAACTGATAATCACTTAGTATTAGTATCATTCTTAAATAAAGAATTCTCAGGAAAAGATGCAGATGCTGCACTAGGAAATGCTGGAATTACTGTAAATAAAAATACAGTACCAGGTGAAACAAGATCTCCATTTGTAACATCAGGGATTAGAGTAGGATCACCTGCATTAACTGCACGAGGAATGAAAGAAAAAGAGTTTGAAATCATTGCAAATAAAATGTGTGATGTATTAGATGATATTGAAAACACTAAATTACAAGAAACAATTGCACAAGAATTAAAAGAACTTGCATCTAATTTTGTGATTTACAATCAATCTACTTACTAG
- a CDS encoding REC domain-containing diguanylate cyclase, producing the protein MKKLLIIDDSIHVITSFIKLFAEKNNFSIYTTNNTKEAKKLIKKNNFFTIILSIKYLAKSDNKLTNILKSDYIPIIILSSKINNELQVEYKKNFNVIDYVLKDTTYGLKHAYNLVELFAHIKDYKVLLISESIDSKVKIKHVLKSFSLDIKQANCNSEIIDIVKNDYDISFIIFDYETLLEDIISITKMLRENEKYTNVPILIINNEINKDLKTNLYKIGVDDFIQKPIIEEELKTKIFNLFTNIEQREELDTFNKIFDDNIISSSTNTKGIITSVSSAFSKISGYKKSELVGKSHSIVRHPDMPSSVYKDLWGTINLNNTWKGEIKNLRKDGSSYWVSAVIEPIFDKQKNKIGYYAVRQDITDKKRIYELSITDGLTSLYNRRYFNDIAKAIFDKTVRSNKVFGFMILDIDYFKKYNDTYGHQEGDNVLISFSKSLKDTFKRSDDLIFRLGGEEFGVLINAKTQEDILELANLAKSNIEELEIKHKENPPLSIVTASFGLIIIESKDIDLDHKLDFIYKEADTKLYEAKDNGRNNIKYKII; encoded by the coding sequence TTGAAAAAACTACTAATTATAGATGATTCTATACATGTTATTACCTCTTTTATAAAATTGTTTGCTGAAAAAAATAACTTCTCAATATATACTACAAATAATACAAAAGAAGCAAAAAAGTTAATAAAAAAGAATAACTTTTTTACTATAATATTAAGTATTAAATACCTTGCTAAATCAGATAATAAACTAACAAATATATTAAAATCTGATTATATTCCTATAATCATTCTTAGCTCAAAAATTAATAATGAATTACAAGTAGAATATAAAAAGAATTTTAATGTAATTGATTATGTTTTAAAAGATACTACTTATGGTTTAAAACATGCTTATAATCTTGTGGAACTTTTTGCACACATAAAAGATTACAAGGTATTACTTATTAGTGAATCAATAGATTCGAAAGTAAAAATAAAACATGTATTAAAGAGTTTTTCTTTAGATATAAAACAAGCAAATTGTAATTCAGAGATTATTGATATAGTAAAAAATGATTATGATATTTCATTTATAATTTTTGATTATGAAACTTTACTTGAGGATATAATAAGTATTACTAAAATGTTAAGAGAAAATGAGAAATATACTAATGTACCTATATTAATTATTAATAATGAAATTAATAAGGATTTAAAAACAAATTTATATAAAATTGGTGTCGATGATTTTATTCAAAAACCAATCATTGAAGAGGAATTAAAGACAAAAATTTTTAATCTTTTTACAAATATTGAACAACGTGAAGAATTAGATACTTTTAATAAAATTTTTGATGATAATATTATTTCATCTTCAACAAATACTAAAGGTATAATAACTTCTGTTTCTTCTGCTTTTAGTAAAATATCTGGTTATAAGAAAAGTGAATTAGTTGGAAAAAGTCATAGTATTGTAAGGCATCCTGATATGCCAAGTTCGGTTTATAAAGATTTATGGGGAACAATAAATCTAAACAATACTTGGAAAGGTGAAATAAAAAATCTTCGTAAAGATGGTTCTTCTTATTGGGTTAGTGCGGTTATTGAACCAATTTTTGATAAGCAGAAAAATAAAATAGGTTACTATGCTGTAAGACAGGATATTACAGATAAGAAAAGAATTTATGAGTTATCAATTACTGATGGATTAACTTCTTTGTATAATAGAAGATATTTTAATGATATAGCAAAAGCAATATTCGATAAGACGGTAAGAAGTAATAAAGTTTTTGGCTTTATGATTTTAGATATTGATTATTTTAAAAAATATAATGACACTTATGGTCATCAAGAAGGAGATAATGTTCTTATTTCCTTCTCTAAGTCTTTAAAAGACACATTTAAACGAAGCGATGATTTGATTTTCAGATTAGGTGGAGAAGAGTTTGGAGTGTTAATAAATGCAAAAACACAAGAGGATATTCTAGAACTTGCGAATCTTGCAAAAAGCAATATCGAAGAACTTGAAATAAAACATAAGGAAAATCCTCCTTTAAGTATTGTTACAGCATCTTTTGGATTAATCATTATTGAAAGTAAAGATATAGATTTAGATCATAAATTAGACTTTATTTATAAAGAAGCTGATACTAAATTATATGAAGCAAAAGATAATGGACGAAATAATATAAAATATAAAATAATATAA
- a CDS encoding LysE family translocator, with product MIEATQLLLFIAASFLLCLAPGPDNIYVLTQGMTKSKKAAIITTFGLCSGLIIHTSAAALGISVIFQTSQMAFDIVKYAGAAYLLYIAYQAFKYRNKPLDLSVQNSSSELKKLFFKGFIMNILNPKVSIFFLAFLPQFVNTQAGNVPLQMITLGIIFMIMTVVVFSSIGIAANLLSSKLQKNPGIVKVMNILTSTVLVALGIKLALSQR from the coding sequence ATGATTGAAGCAACACAATTACTGCTTTTTATAGCAGCTTCATTTTTACTATGTTTAGCACCAGGACCTGATAATATTTATGTATTAACCCAAGGAATGACAAAAAGTAAGAAAGCTGCAATCATCACAACCTTTGGGCTTTGTAGTGGTTTAATCATTCATACAAGTGCTGCTGCACTTGGTATTTCTGTAATATTCCAAACTTCACAAATGGCTTTTGATATTGTAAAGTATGCAGGAGCTGCTTATTTACTTTATATTGCGTATCAAGCTTTTAAATATAGAAATAAGCCTTTAGATTTAAGTGTACAAAATTCTAGCTCTGAGCTTAAAAAGCTATTTTTTAAAGGATTTATTATGAATATTTTAAATCCGAAAGTCTCAATATTTTTTCTAGCTTTTTTACCACAATTTGTAAATACACAAGCTGGAAATGTGCCACTTCAAATGATTACTTTAGGAATTATATTTATGATTATGACAGTTGTTGTATTTTCAAGTATAGGAATTGCAGCAAATCTTTTAAGTTCAAAACTTCAAAAGAATCCAGGTATTGTAAAAGTTATGAATATATTGACTTCTACTGTTTTAGTAGCACTTGGAATAAAACTAGCTCTCTCTCAACGCTAA
- a CDS encoding cache domain-containing protein has product MKTKLSKLISSITTRISLFLILIFGIVWISTIYIHYKKNVEELRSISYKQKTEYISSEINRTISLLDYNYSLKMKRIKKQVKQRIYEAYTISQKIYDKHKDSKNKDEIILLIKESLRNIRFFGGTGYFFIYDLTGKSILHPLKPEIENTYKFKNFTDLNGKMVIKDWIKNLKTKSEDYDTWTFYKVDDKEKQALKVGFYKLFEPYGFIISTADYLYRVEAELKKETIERIRYITEDSGLNFFIINGDGITVLNKDYPSFENKHYDDFNNEKAKNIVKKLIDRRNKNGVYIPYNWKKVNSNIYQKKLSYVKDYEKWDWIIGTGVFFDDIEEIIKLKYEELKSEIIRDIILIVLFMLSTLLIVYLITKRINLRIYNSLKIFLNFFKEIDSSNQKINLDLLEYDEFSKIGQYANKMIETRIKNEKEIDFKNQEVLINVSLLGEYKKAVDAAAVVSKTDIDGKIIYVNEQFCSISGYSELELINKNHNLVRHPDAPVSLYKKLWKTILSKKIWKGVLKNLAKDGSTYYVKSTIIPILDIKGEIKEFIAIRYDVTDLIKQSKQIKFQTTDLLTKLPNRQKLLEDINAKDNLKLLIINIERFKEINEYYGYETGDKTLIAVSELFSELISDKNLKLFKLQGDVFAILGNEYISEQEFKDMSIKFVKEIKSIHLTIDENNLDIHFISGASFIRNYFINAEMARDHAKQENKRLVFFDENKDIKDNLINNVSWTKKLKKTIREDKIVVVAQPIISNKDRNVINKYECLVRIEDDDGSLISPMHFLNIAKKSKLYTSITQTVIEKAFQHFSKTTDTFSINLTIEDIIDNKTVEFIKEKINQYEGISNRLIFEIVEDEGIENYNEVINFIETMKYLGCSIAIDDFGTGYSNFDYLMKLNVDYVKIDGSMIRYLDHDENAKVVTELVVKFAEKLNIKTIAEFVHSEEIHDIVTKMGIDYSQGFYLGEPKRIS; this is encoded by the coding sequence ATGAAAACTAAACTGTCAAAACTTATTTCAAGTATTACAACACGCATATCACTTTTTCTTATATTAATATTTGGAATAGTATGGATTAGTACAATATATATACACTATAAAAAAAATGTTGAAGAGCTAAGAAGTATTTCTTACAAGCAAAAGACAGAGTATATATCATCTGAAATTAATAGAACAATATCTTTACTTGATTACAATTATTCTTTAAAAATGAAAAGAATTAAAAAACAAGTAAAACAAAGAATTTATGAAGCATATACAATTAGTCAAAAAATTTATGATAAACATAAAGATAGTAAGAATAAAGATGAAATAATTTTATTGATTAAAGAATCTTTACGAAATATAAGATTTTTTGGTGGAACTGGATATTTTTTTATTTATGATTTAACGGGAAAGTCAATTCTTCATCCTTTAAAACCTGAAATTGAGAATACTTATAAGTTTAAGAACTTTACTGATTTAAATGGAAAAATGGTTATTAAGGATTGGATTAAGAATCTAAAAACAAAATCAGAGGATTATGATACTTGGACATTTTATAAAGTTGATGATAAGGAAAAACAAGCTTTAAAAGTAGGGTTTTATAAGTTATTTGAACCTTATGGTTTTATTATTTCAACGGCTGATTATTTGTATAGAGTTGAAGCTGAGTTAAAAAAAGAAACAATTGAACGAATTAGATATATAACTGAAGATAGTGGATTAAACTTTTTTATTATAAATGGTGATGGTATCACTGTATTAAATAAAGATTATCCTTCTTTTGAAAATAAGCACTATGATGACTTTAACAATGAAAAAGCAAAAAATATTGTAAAAAAATTAATTGATAGAAGAAATAAAAATGGTGTTTATATACCTTATAATTGGAAAAAAGTGAATAGTAATATTTATCAGAAGAAACTTTCTTATGTAAAAGATTATGAGAAATGGGATTGGATAATTGGTACGGGAGTATTTTTTGATGATATTGAGGAAATAATAAAGCTTAAATATGAAGAATTAAAATCAGAAATAATTAGAGATATAATTCTTATAGTATTGTTTATGTTATCAACATTACTAATTGTATATTTAATTACAAAAAGAATAAATTTAAGAATTTATAATAGTTTAAAAATCTTTTTAAATTTCTTTAAAGAGATCGATTCTAGTAATCAAAAAATTAATCTTGATCTTCTTGAATATGATGAATTCTCAAAAATTGGACAATATGCAAATAAAATGATTGAGACAAGAATAAAGAATGAGAAAGAAATTGATTTTAAAAATCAAGAAGTCTTAATAAATGTTTCTTTATTAGGTGAATATAAAAAAGCTGTAGATGCAGCAGCTGTAGTTTCTAAAACTGATATTGATGGGAAAATCATTTATGTTAATGAGCAGTTTTGTAGTATTTCAGGATATTCAGAGCTTGAATTGATAAATAAAAATCATAATTTAGTTAGACATCCAGATGCACCTGTTTCATTATATAAGAAGTTATGGAAAACGATTTTAAGTAAGAAGATTTGGAAAGGTGTTTTAAAAAATTTAGCAAAAGATGGTTCAACTTATTATGTTAAATCTACAATTATCCCAATATTAGACATAAAAGGTGAGATAAAAGAATTTATTGCAATTAGATATGATGTAACAGATTTAATCAAGCAGTCTAAGCAAATTAAATTCCAAACAACAGATTTATTGACAAAACTGCCTAATAGACAGAAGTTATTAGAAGATATTAATGCAAAAGATAATTTAAAGCTATTGATTATTAATATTGAGAGATTTAAAGAAATAAATGAATATTATGGATATGAAACAGGTGATAAAACCCTAATTGCAGTATCAGAATTATTCTCTGAACTAATTAGTGATAAGAATTTGAAACTATTTAAATTACAAGGTGATGTTTTTGCAATTTTAGGAAATGAATACATTTCAGAACAAGAATTTAAAGATATGAGTATTAAATTTGTTAAAGAGATAAAATCAATTCATTTAACAATTGATGAAAATAATTTGGATATTCACTTTATTTCAGGTGCATCATTTATAAGAAATTACTTTATAAATGCAGAAATGGCAAGAGATCATGCTAAACAAGAAAATAAAAGATTGGTTTTCTTTGATGAAAATAAAGACATTAAAGATAATTTGATTAATAATGTATCTTGGACTAAGAAACTTAAAAAAACAATAAGAGAAGATAAGATTGTTGTTGTTGCACAACCTATTATCTCTAACAAAGATAGAAATGTAATTAATAAGTATGAGTGTTTAGTAAGAATTGAAGATGATGATGGTAGTTTAATATCTCCAATGCATTTTTTAAATATTGCTAAAAAATCTAAACTTTACACAAGTATAACACAAACTGTTATAGAAAAAGCATTTCAACATTTTTCTAAAACTACGGATACTTTTTCTATTAATTTAACTATTGAGGATATTATTGATAACAAAACAGTTGAATTTATAAAAGAAAAAATCAATCAATACGAAGGTATTTCTAATAGATTGATTTTTGAAATTGTTGAAGATGAAGGAATCGAAAATTATAATGAAGTTATTAACTTTATTGAAACAATGAAATATTTAGGTTGTTCTATTGCTATTGATGACTTTGGTACAGGATATTCGAATTTTGATTATTTAATGAAATTAAATGTTGACTACGTAAAAATTGATGGTTCAATGATTAGATATTTAGATCATGATGAAAATGCAAAAGTAGTTACAGAATTAGTAGTTAAATTTGCAGAGAAACTAAATATTAAAACAATTGCTGAGTTTGTACATTCTGAAGAAATTCATGATATTGTAACTAAAATGGGAATAGATTATTCTCAAGGGTTCTATTTAGGAGAACCTAAAAGAATTAGTTAA
- a CDS encoding phosphagen kinase — protein sequence MSDTNEYPHFPSDCKSLLSKYLTKEVYTQLKDKTTPSGFTLDEAIASGVQNSDSGIGVYAGDIESYTTFSALFDPIIEEYHGFSKTDSHISNLNPNDLKAPNPDPENKYIVSTRIRVGRNIANLPLGPAISNEQRDNVENQVSQALNALEGSLKGKYYPLDGMSEEISQKLISDHFLFKAGDRFLEAAGLNRNWPKGRGIYHNDEKTFLVWVNEEDQLRIISMQKGGDIKEVFQRLTDAISKIEEKIEFSYSEHLGYITSCPTNLGTAMRASVHIKVPNLSKDYTRFEEITNKYHLQIRGINGEHSQSVGGIYDISNKRRLGVTEVQCVQDMYDGVVQLIKREKELEAK from the coding sequence ATGTCTGATACAAATGAATATCCACACTTTCCAAGTGATTGTAAATCTTTATTATCAAAGTACCTTACAAAAGAAGTTTATACACAACTAAAAGATAAAACTACACCTTCAGGTTTTACTCTTGATGAAGCAATTGCTTCAGGAGTTCAAAATAGTGATAGTGGAATTGGTGTTTATGCAGGAGATATTGAATCTTACACAACTTTTTCAGCACTTTTTGACCCAATTATAGAAGAATATCATGGTTTTTCTAAAACTGATTCTCATATTAGTAATTTAAACCCAAATGATTTAAAAGCACCAAATCCAGATCCAGAAAATAAATATATTGTTTCTACAAGAATTAGAGTAGGAAGGAATATTGCAAACCTTCCTTTAGGACCTGCTATTTCAAATGAGCAAAGAGATAATGTAGAAAACCAAGTATCACAAGCTTTAAATGCATTAGAAGGTAGTTTAAAAGGAAAATACTATCCACTAGATGGAATGAGTGAAGAAATATCACAAAAGCTAATTAGTGACCATTTTTTATTTAAAGCAGGGGATAGATTTTTAGAAGCAGCAGGACTTAATAGAAATTGGCCAAAAGGTAGAGGTATTTACCATAATGATGAAAAAACTTTTTTAGTATGGGTTAATGAAGAAGACCAATTAAGAATAATCTCTATGCAAAAAGGTGGAGATATTAAAGAAGTATTCCAAAGACTAACAGATGCTATTTCAAAAATTGAAGAAAAAATTGAATTCTCATATAGTGAGCACTTAGGATATATTACATCTTGTCCTACAAATCTTGGAACGGCAATGAGAGCTAGTGTTCATATAAAAGTACCAAATTTAAGTAAAGACTATACAAGATTTGAAGAAATTACAAATAAATATCACTTACAAATTAGAGGAATAAACGGTGAACACTCTCAAAGTGTTGGTGGAATTTACGATATAAGTAATAAAAGAAGATTAGGAGTAACAGAAGTACAATGTGTTCAAGACATGTACGATGGTGTTGTTCAACTAATTAAAAGAGAAAAAGAGTTAGAAGCTAAATAG
- a CDS encoding putative quinol monooxygenase, whose translation MSKKIYCIASFEAKQGKEKQLIEVLQALEPKTTREDGCIQYIVTKHISHPNAMGKSFPIVFNEIWESKEAFEEHCNKSYITEFFQTHCVEESGFVKDFNVTVYSDEVN comes from the coding sequence ATGTCAAAAAAAATATATTGTATAGCTTCTTTTGAAGCAAAGCAAGGAAAAGAAAAGCAGTTAATAGAAGTACTTCAAGCTTTAGAGCCTAAAACAACTAGAGAAGATGGTTGTATACAATATATTGTGACAAAACATATTTCACATCCAAATGCAATGGGTAAATCTTTTCCTATTGTATTTAATGAAATTTGGGAATCAAAAGAGGCTTTTGAAGAGCATTGTAATAAAAGTTATATTACAGAATTTTTCCAAACTCACTGTGTAGAAGAGTCTGGTTTTGTAAAAGATTTTAACGTAACTGTTTATAGTGATGAGGTAAACTAA
- a CDS encoding glutamate-5-semialdehyde dehydrogenase, giving the protein MQKFLEEAKKTSRTIANLDAHTKNNVLRQMANALVAHSDYIIEHNSKDMSEGTLNNLSSALLDRLLLTKDRVEAMALAIKQIADQKEPVGRTLEGWITEDGLDIKKISVPIGVIGIIYESRPNVTSDTAALCFKSGNVCVLKGGKEAERSNQAIANVLKQVLEDNKLPTQAISLLPDSSRKGVAKLIKQDKYVDLIVPRGGEALIRYVSENSSVPVIKHDKGLCHIFVDKDAAHNKIIDIAINAKCQRPGVCNSMETLLVHEDIAAYLLPGLYDEFMEHGTQLKGCDETAKYIDVTIATQEDYSTEYLANILNIKVVKNVDEAIEHIATYGSGHSESILSENYTVVNKFLDQVDAACVYANASTRFTDGGAFGLGAEVGISTNKLHSRGPMGINDLTTFKYKIYGKGQVR; this is encoded by the coding sequence ATGCAGAAATTTTTAGAAGAGGCTAAAAAAACAAGCCGAACTATTGCAAACCTTGATGCTCATACTAAAAACAATGTTCTAAGACAAATGGCTAATGCACTTGTTGCTCATAGTGATTATATAATAGAGCATAATAGTAAAGATATGAGTGAAGGAACTTTAAATAATTTAAGTAGTGCCTTATTAGATAGATTATTACTAACAAAAGATAGAGTTGAAGCTATGGCTTTAGCAATTAAACAAATAGCAGATCAAAAAGAACCAGTTGGAAGAACACTAGAAGGCTGGATAACAGAAGATGGTTTAGATATAAAAAAAATTTCAGTGCCAATTGGTGTTATTGGAATAATCTACGAAAGCCGTCCAAATGTTACAAGTGATACAGCAGCGCTATGTTTTAAAAGTGGTAATGTTTGTGTTTTAAAAGGTGGAAAAGAAGCTGAGCGTTCTAATCAGGCAATTGCAAATGTTTTAAAGCAAGTATTAGAAGATAATAAACTACCAACACAAGCTATTTCATTACTGCCAGATTCTAGTAGAAAAGGCGTAGCAAAACTAATAAAGCAAGATAAATATGTTGATTTAATTGTACCTCGTGGTGGAGAAGCCTTAATTAGATATGTAAGTGAGAACTCTTCTGTTCCTGTTATAAAGCACGATAAAGGGCTTTGTCATATTTTTGTAGATAAAGATGCTGCTCATAATAAAATCATTGATATTGCAATAAATGCAAAATGTCAAAGACCAGGAGTTTGTAACTCTATGGAAACTTTATTAGTACATGAAGATATTGCAGCTTATTTACTTCCTGGATTATATGATGAGTTTATGGAACATGGAACGCAACTAAAAGGTTGTGATGAAACAGCTAAATATATTGATGTAACAATTGCCACACAAGAAGATTATAGTACTGAATATTTAGCAAATATTTTAAATATAAAAGTTGTTAAAAATGTTGATGAAGCAATTGAACACATTGCAACATATGGCTCTGGACATTCAGAATCAATATTAAGTGAAAACTATACTGTTGTAAATAAATTCTTAGATCAAGTAGATGCTGCTTGTGTTTATGCAAATGCAAGTACAAGATTTACAGACGGTGGAGCTTTTGGATTAGGAGCTGAGGTTGGAATATCAACTAATAAACTTCATTCACGTGGTCCTATGGGAATAAATGATTTAACTACATTTAAATACAAAATTTATGGAAAAGGTCAGGTAAGATAA